In Actinomyces sp. zg-332, the following proteins share a genomic window:
- a CDS encoding MFS transporter: protein MKSTRAQKLLFLVALFWLAIILRSIIATLPPVLPTVQHQLNLSNELAGATTTIPLICFGVFAFVTPSIQKRLGITASMTLALVLITIGTLIRALPYSSVLIFSSLCIGIGTSIANVLFAVTLRAHYPHKIAWAMGIFTFIVNIGSGIGAMSVPFLVSYGFSWNLALSLWSIPSVLTIFFWLISHAGVIKLPSLRKKKKSKNSNEDFYVPDGNEEKMAEVKYIPMRELLVMPLAWTIALFMGIQSLIYYNFMTWLPTIFESTGFSVKTNSILFTTFNTIAIFGSLLAPFLFNAKNYKLASTVFYGIYIITALCFPIGGTLAIIASVIAGICQGVTYPVGLTLIASHPDKTIISSISAFTQGVGYIIAAIGPILMGALYSLSGNWWVPTFSIVIAMVLNCLSFIICRKQMNEASKKYNISEQ from the coding sequence ATGAAAAGCACTCGTGCGCAAAAATTGTTGTTTTTAGTAGCTTTATTTTGGTTAGCTATAATTCTTAGATCAATTATTGCAACCTTACCACCGGTCTTACCTACCGTACAGCACCAATTAAATCTATCTAACGAGCTTGCTGGTGCTACGACAACTATACCTTTGATATGCTTTGGGGTATTTGCTTTTGTTACACCTAGTATCCAAAAACGCCTAGGTATTACTGCATCTATGACTCTAGCTCTTGTTCTAATAACTATAGGTACTTTGATAAGAGCTTTACCTTATTCTTCAGTTCTGATTTTTTCTAGTTTATGTATTGGTATTGGAACTTCTATAGCAAATGTACTTTTTGCTGTAACATTGCGTGCACACTATCCACATAAAATTGCTTGGGCAATGGGGATTTTCACATTTATAGTCAACATCGGCTCAGGTATAGGGGCTATGTCAGTTCCTTTTCTGGTTTCTTATGGCTTTTCTTGGAATTTAGCTTTATCTCTATGGTCAATTCCATCAGTTTTGACAATATTTTTCTGGCTAATTTCTCATGCTGGAGTCATAAAACTTCCTAGCCTCAGGAAGAAAAAGAAATCTAAAAATTCAAATGAAGATTTTTATGTGCCAGATGGCAATGAAGAGAAAATGGCTGAAGTTAAATATATACCTATGCGTGAACTTCTAGTAATGCCTTTGGCTTGGACAATAGCGTTATTTATGGGTATTCAAAGTTTAATTTACTATAATTTTATGACTTGGCTACCTACTATATTCGAAAGCACAGGTTTTAGTGTAAAAACTAACAGTATATTATTCACGACTTTCAACACTATCGCTATATTCGGATCTTTGCTTGCTCCATTTTTATTCAACGCTAAAAACTATAAACTCGCATCTACTGTTTTCTACGGAATATACATAATAACCGCTCTATGTTTCCCAATAGGTGGCACATTAGCAATTATTGCCAGTGTAATAGCTGGTATATGTCAGGGTGTAACTTACCCTGTTGGATTAACTTTGATAGCTTCTCATCCAGATAAAACAATCATTTCTTCAATATCTGCCTTTACTCAAGGCGTAGGTTATATTATTGCAGCTATAGGTCCAATTCTTATGGGAGCTTTATATTCACTTTCAGGAAATTGGTGGGTACCAACATTTTCAATTGTTATAGCTATGGTTTTGAACTGCTTATCGTTTATTATATGTAGAAAACAAATGAATGAAGCTAGTAAAAAGTACAATATTTCAGAGCAATAA
- a CDS encoding lysylphosphatidylglycerol synthase transmembrane domain-containing protein, producing MFSIFKKNEKSDDNCHKNALSYPKTEHASDSNIEISDKFFFEENYNSLENPTNTVPELNLSSVDRKKIKILIMVTLFVVTIFTVILGFDYENVLNAAKKADYSMLGIAFLFSLIPYYGASLALLAFTPKKIKLWDTIVMHIAGGVISLIAPAGLGIMALNVRFLHKHKISMALSVAIVILSQTIPLFTLVSLILIACIVSSSYPEFSLPWGAIAIGVGFFVLVVLSIFAYPPFYNWFKTKLSSYYAQVKPLFTWVLKDPKRLLFGVLGSLIVTLGYATSFYFVLCAFTSNYSYASIFIAFVTANQVGSSLPSPGGIGGVELALSGALRIIGISTGIAVSTVLLYRVISFWIRIPLGWIALQYCQKKDLL from the coding sequence ATGTTCAGTATTTTTAAAAAAAACGAGAAATCCGATGATAATTGTCATAAAAATGCTTTATCGTACCCAAAAACTGAACATGCTTCAGACTCTAATATAGAAATTTCAGATAAATTTTTCTTTGAAGAAAACTATAATTCTTTAGAAAATCCTACGAATACCGTCCCAGAGTTAAACTTATCGTCAGTTGATAGAAAAAAAATTAAAATATTAATAATGGTTACATTATTTGTAGTAACTATTTTCACTGTAATCTTAGGTTTTGACTACGAAAATGTTTTAAACGCTGCTAAAAAAGCTGACTATTCTATGTTAGGGATTGCTTTCTTATTTTCACTAATTCCGTACTACGGAGCTTCTTTAGCTTTATTGGCGTTTACTCCTAAAAAAATAAAGCTATGGGATACTATAGTCATGCATATTGCTGGGGGTGTTATTTCTCTGATAGCACCAGCTGGCCTTGGAATTATGGCTTTAAATGTAAGGTTTTTACATAAACATAAAATAAGTATGGCTCTAAGTGTTGCTATTGTTATCTTGTCTCAAACCATACCATTATTCACCCTTGTTTCTTTAATCCTTATTGCTTGTATAGTTTCAAGCTCTTATCCTGAGTTTTCTCTACCTTGGGGAGCAATAGCTATTGGTGTCGGATTTTTTGTATTAGTGGTTTTATCTATTTTTGCTTATCCACCTTTCTATAATTGGTTCAAAACTAAGCTTTCTAGCTACTATGCACAAGTAAAACCTCTATTTACTTGGGTTCTTAAAGACCCTAAACGTTTACTATTTGGTGTTTTGGGAAGTCTTATTGTGACTCTAGGCTATGCCACTTCCTTTTATTTTGTTTTATGCGCTTTTACTAGTAACTATTCTTATGCTTCAATTTTTATAGCTTTTGTAACTGCCAATCAAGTCGGTTCTTCATTACCTTCTCCTGGAGGAATAGGAGGGGTAGAATTAGCTTTATCTGGTGCATTACGAATAATCGGTATTTCAACTGGTATTGCAGTTTCAACAGTGCTTTTATATAGAGTAATTTCTTTTTGGATACGTATACCGTTGGGATGGATTGCATTGCAATATTGTCAAAAGAAAGATTTACTTTAG
- a CDS encoding chloride channel protein, translating into MNNDGHFSYKYNDFVTYLVVCLVAGLLGILTGLFTALCGYVLLEITYLRSEHLFYFLASMPIVASLLIWVRNRFMPRNVLSDVFRICCLGTKIEHIPFRYMPFIMIGTWTSHVVGASVGREGVAMQIGATISDAFTKRIKALYTFKEFDRIRKTLLVCGFAAGFAGLFHVPFAAIVFAFELLIVNDLFLFAIIPTFLSSFVSFGISTLVGLKKFEVDFSGVALPIFSTSVILKLVFLGVLFGLIGFLFSALLKNLRRFVEIILPNSLFRIFISSIFLAPLLLFTFQGRYTGLGINFINDVFFSSNPHIYWFDWCLKLLFTVLCLAAGFFGGEVTPLFSIGVCFGFWIGSIVGISPVLCAALGFVAVFAAATNTFLGASILAWEIFGFHVFVFAIFVTFFAYLVNFNYSIYSNLFIRDKDSLGFRKFFKLGI; encoded by the coding sequence ATGAACAATGACGGTCATTTCAGTTATAAGTACAATGACTTTGTTACGTATCTAGTAGTTTGTCTTGTTGCTGGGCTTCTTGGAATTTTGACTGGATTGTTTACAGCTTTATGTGGGTATGTTTTATTAGAAATTACATATTTACGTTCTGAGCACTTATTTTATTTCTTGGCGTCCATGCCTATAGTTGCCTCTTTGCTAATTTGGGTGAGAAACCGCTTTATGCCCAGAAATGTTTTGAGTGACGTATTTAGAATATGTTGTCTCGGTACTAAAATAGAGCATATTCCATTTCGCTATATGCCTTTCATTATGATTGGTACTTGGACTAGTCATGTTGTCGGTGCGAGTGTTGGACGCGAAGGTGTTGCAATGCAAATTGGAGCCACTATTTCTGATGCTTTCACTAAACGTATAAAAGCACTGTATACTTTCAAAGAATTTGATCGTATACGTAAAACGTTGCTAGTTTGTGGGTTTGCAGCTGGGTTTGCTGGACTTTTTCATGTGCCTTTTGCCGCTATAGTTTTTGCTTTCGAGTTATTAATTGTTAATGATTTGTTTTTATTTGCTATTATTCCAACTTTTTTATCTTCTTTTGTTTCTTTTGGAATTTCAACTTTAGTGGGTTTAAAAAAATTTGAGGTAGATTTTTCTGGAGTTGCTTTGCCTATTTTTTCGACTTCTGTAATTCTCAAATTAGTTTTCCTTGGAGTTTTATTTGGATTAATTGGTTTTTTATTTAGTGCTTTACTCAAAAATCTGAGACGTTTTGTAGAAATAATACTACCTAATTCGTTATTTAGGATTTTTATTTCTTCCATCTTTTTAGCTCCACTCTTACTTTTTACTTTTCAAGGCCGCTATACGGGACTGGGAATAAATTTCATAAACGATGTATTTTTTAGTTCTAATCCACATATTTATTGGTTTGACTGGTGTTTAAAGTTGTTATTTACTGTTCTTTGTTTAGCTGCCGGCTTCTTTGGTGGGGAAGTGACTCCTTTGTTTTCAATAGGAGTATGTTTCGGGTTCTGGATAGGCTCAATCGTAGGGATATCACCAGTTTTATGTGCTGCTTTAGGTTTTGTAGCTGTTTTTGCTGCAGCCACTAATACTTTTTTAGGTGCAAGTATTTTAGCTTGGGAAATTTTTGGATTCCATGTTTTTGTTTTCGCTATATTCGTAACATTTTTCGCTTATCTAGTGAACTTTAACTATTCTATTTACTCTAATTTATTTATACGTGATAAAGATAGCTTAGGTTTTAGAAAGTTCTTCAAGCTAGGTATATAG
- the dnaB gene encoding replicative DNA helicase codes for MVDFVDSSFDRLPPQDLAAEESVLGAMLLSKDAIADVVERVRGGDFYKPAHEVIFEVILGLYAKGEPADAITVVAELTRAGKLEQIGGAQYIHTLIAGVPTATNAEYYARIVKEQSVLRKLVQAGTRITQLGYSCDGSEVDAIVNEAQTEILSVTNDKSGEDYVKIGAILESTIDEIEKNGSKTDSILGVPTGFNDLDALLGGLQAGQMIIVAARPAMGKSTLALDFCRYASIRQNMASVIFSLEMSRQEITMRMLAAESRVFLSSLRKGSLKEGDWTRIAEVMSRVSDAPLFIDDSPNMSMNEIRAKCRRLKQQENLQLIVVDYLQLMTSGKRVESRQQEVSEFSRSLKLLAKQLEIPIVAVAQLNRGPEQRTDKKPMMADLRESGSLEQDADVIMLLHRPEVFDETARPGEADIIVAKHRNGETRTIPVAFQGHFARFANMAKEEA; via the coding sequence ATGGTTGATTTTGTTGACAGTTCTTTTGACAGATTACCTCCTCAGGATTTGGCGGCTGAGGAGTCGGTTTTGGGTGCGATGTTGTTGTCTAAGGACGCTATTGCTGATGTTGTTGAGAGAGTTCGGGGTGGGGATTTTTATAAGCCTGCTCATGAGGTAATTTTTGAGGTCATTTTAGGACTTTATGCTAAAGGTGAGCCTGCTGATGCTATTACTGTTGTGGCTGAGCTTACTCGTGCTGGTAAGTTGGAACAGATTGGTGGTGCTCAGTATATACACACTTTGATTGCTGGTGTTCCAACTGCTACGAATGCTGAGTATTATGCTCGAATCGTAAAAGAGCAATCTGTTTTACGTAAGCTTGTACAAGCTGGTACTAGGATTACTCAGCTTGGCTACTCGTGTGATGGTAGTGAGGTTGACGCTATTGTTAACGAGGCTCAGACTGAGATTCTGTCTGTTACTAATGACAAATCTGGCGAAGACTATGTAAAGATTGGAGCTATCTTAGAGTCTACTATTGATGAGATTGAAAAAAATGGTAGTAAGACAGATTCTATTTTGGGTGTGCCTACTGGTTTTAATGATTTAGATGCTTTGCTTGGTGGTTTACAAGCTGGTCAAATGATTATTGTTGCTGCTCGTCCTGCTATGGGTAAATCGACTTTGGCTTTGGATTTTTGTCGTTATGCATCTATTCGTCAAAATATGGCTTCTGTGATTTTTTCTCTTGAAATGTCTCGTCAAGAAATAACGATGAGAATGCTAGCTGCTGAATCTCGAGTGTTCTTATCCTCCCTTAGAAAAGGGTCTTTGAAAGAAGGAGATTGGACTAGGATTGCTGAAGTGATGTCTAGGGTTAGTGACGCTCCTTTATTTATTGATGATTCTCCTAATATGTCTATGAATGAGATTAGGGCTAAGTGTAGAAGATTGAAACAACAAGAGAATTTACAGTTGATTGTTGTTGACTACTTACAGCTTATGACTTCTGGTAAACGTGTGGAATCTCGTCAGCAAGAGGTTTCAGAGTTTTCACGTTCTTTGAAATTGTTGGCTAAGCAGTTAGAGATTCCTATTGTTGCTGTTGCTCAGCTTAACCGTGGACCTGAACAGCGTACTGATAAGAAACCTATGATGGCTGATTTGCGTGAATCTGGTTCTTTGGAGCAGGACGCTGACGTGATTATGCTGTTACATCGTCCTGAAGTTTTTGACGAGACAGCTCGTCCAGGTGAGGCTGATATTATTGTTGCTAAACATCGTAACGGTGAGACTAGGACGATTCCTGTAGCATTTCAAGGACACTTTGCAAGATTTGCAAACATGGCAAAAGAAGAAGCGTAA
- a CDS encoding ClbS/DfsB family four-helix bundle protein has translation MKSYQNKAELKSEIEKAYAKYILEFEVVPEHLKDSSCEGIDRTPAENLAYQVGWTTLLLKWENDEKAGLEVKTPSADFKWNQLGELYKWFNETYAHLSLKELKKILDHNVAEICVMVDNMSETELFEPHQRKWADEATKTAVWEVWKFIRVNTIAPFTTFRTKIRKWKKNML, from the coding sequence ATGAAGAGTTATCAGAATAAGGCTGAGCTAAAGAGTGAAATAGAAAAAGCTTACGCAAAATATATACTTGAATTCGAGGTTGTACCAGAGCATTTGAAAGATAGTTCTTGTGAAGGTATAGATAGAACACCTGCTGAAAATTTAGCTTATCAGGTTGGATGGACAACTTTGCTTTTGAAATGGGAAAATGACGAAAAGGCGGGTTTAGAAGTTAAAACTCCTTCTGCAGATTTTAAATGGAACCAGCTGGGAGAACTATATAAATGGTTTAATGAAACTTACGCACATTTGTCTTTGAAAGAGTTGAAAAAAATTCTTGATCACAATGTCGCTGAGATTTGTGTAATGGTTGATAACATGAGCGAAACTGAACTTTTTGAACCTCATCAGAGGAAGTGGGCAGATGAAGCTACAAAGACAGCTGTTTGGGAAGTTTGGAAATTTATTCGAGTAAATACTATAGCTCCTTTTACTACTTTTAGGACAAAAATCAGGAAATGGAAGAAGAATATGCTTTAA
- a CDS encoding ATP-binding cassette domain-containing protein, with protein sequence MSLIKINNLYYSSVKPLFENVTFSLDTNWKTAIIGRNRVGKSTIFKLLLGEVDYEGTISKSVECEKFPFVIPINNKDKNAIELFNIHSPSTQEWKFFKETSLLELNENLLFQPFKTLSKGERAKILLAILFTKNGFYY encoded by the coding sequence ATGTCGTTAATCAAAATAAATAATCTTTATTATTCATCAGTTAAACCACTTTTTGAAAATGTAACTTTTTCCTTAGACACGAATTGGAAAACAGCAATAATTGGACGAAATAGAGTAGGAAAAAGTACTATTTTCAAGTTACTTTTAGGAGAAGTAGATTACGAAGGAACTATCAGCAAAAGTGTTGAATGTGAAAAGTTTCCATTCGTAATACCAATAAATAACAAGGATAAAAATGCAATTGAGTTATTCAATATACACAGCCCTTCTACACAAGAATGGAAATTTTTCAAAGAAACAAGCCTATTAGAACTAAATGAAAACCTTCTATTTCAGCCATTTAAAACACTATCTAAAGGTGAGCGAGCCAAAATTCTATTAGCAATATTATTCACAAAAAATGGTTTTTACTATTAA
- a CDS encoding alpha/beta hydrolase has product MKKYNVLQLFIAISLCFSLTACSYQSRPNAEVKSLESASKTSFPKELKKFYTQKINWTSCDDKSSAECAKIIAPLNYDDPSGKTITLEAKKIKGKNPIGTLFVNPGGPGGSGIEFVSIYANGLASNSVSDSYDIVGFDPRGVGKSTPVKCFTDKEMDKYREESKPSVIDKSHEENVKDVQDYAAKCEKTSGDIYKYINTISVAKDLDIWRHLVGDNFLNYFGYSYGTSVGATYIDLFPNNTGRIVLDGVVDTQISSAELQYSQAKGFENALNAFSKDCIEGKICPFKADTPEEVSKQIIELLDNLGDEGLKSEDGRSVNTSIALQGIVAGLYNSDAYPVVREALEELIDLKKVDKLLSLADQLSGRDEKGHYDNSNEALQTVNNLDYSLENLTDEEYKEFDAKIMKDAPNIGKFFVAQAELIRYWPVKVPRVQGVKAEPKHKILIVGTEGDPATPYEMAVNVAKDINNSYLLTWKNFTHGAYGAGSSCIQSTVDKYLLTGKLPKKSGLVCEK; this is encoded by the coding sequence ATGAAAAAATACAATGTGTTGCAACTGTTTATAGCTATAAGTTTATGTTTCAGTTTAACAGCTTGTAGTTATCAAAGTCGCCCAAATGCTGAAGTAAAATCTCTTGAAAGTGCGAGCAAAACGTCTTTCCCTAAAGAGCTAAAAAAATTCTATACTCAAAAAATTAATTGGACGAGTTGTGATGATAAATCTAGTGCTGAGTGTGCAAAAATAATTGCTCCTTTGAATTACGATGACCCAAGTGGGAAAACAATAACTTTGGAAGCTAAGAAAATAAAGGGTAAAAATCCAATCGGCACATTATTTGTAAATCCGGGAGGACCTGGTGGTAGTGGTATAGAGTTTGTCAGTATTTATGCTAATGGTTTAGCTTCTAACTCAGTTTCTGATTCTTATGACATAGTGGGATTCGATCCTCGTGGTGTTGGAAAATCTACACCTGTTAAATGTTTTACTGACAAAGAGATGGATAAATATAGAGAAGAATCGAAACCATCAGTTATTGATAAATCTCATGAAGAAAACGTTAAAGATGTACAAGACTATGCGGCAAAATGTGAAAAAACTTCAGGTGATATATACAAATATATAAATACAATTTCAGTGGCTAAAGATCTTGACATATGGAGACATCTAGTTGGGGATAACTTTTTAAATTACTTTGGTTACTCGTATGGAACATCAGTTGGGGCTACATATATTGATTTATTCCCGAATAATACAGGTCGTATTGTTTTAGATGGTGTTGTAGATACTCAAATAAGTTCAGCTGAACTACAGTATAGCCAAGCAAAAGGCTTTGAGAATGCACTGAACGCTTTTTCTAAAGACTGTATTGAGGGTAAAATCTGTCCTTTTAAGGCTGATACTCCTGAAGAAGTAAGTAAACAAATTATCGAGTTACTGGATAACTTAGGTGATGAAGGTTTAAAGAGTGAAGATGGAAGAAGTGTTAATACTTCGATTGCTCTTCAAGGCATAGTAGCTGGTTTGTATAATTCTGATGCTTACCCTGTTGTTCGTGAGGCATTAGAGGAATTAATTGATTTGAAAAAGGTTGATAAGCTGTTAAGTTTGGCTGATCAGTTATCTGGTAGAGATGAAAAAGGGCATTACGATAACTCTAATGAGGCTTTGCAAACTGTAAATAATTTGGACTATAGTTTAGAAAACTTGACTGATGAAGAGTATAAGGAATTTGATGCAAAAATAATGAAAGATGCTCCAAATATTGGTAAATTTTTTGTTGCTCAGGCTGAATTGATTAGATATTGGCCAGTAAAAGTTCCTAGAGTCCAGGGTGTAAAAGCTGAACCTAAGCATAAGATTCTGATTGTTGGTACAGAGGGGGACCCTGCAACTCCTTACGAAATGGCTGTAAATGTTGCGAAGGATATTAACAATTCGTACTTGTTAACTTGGAAGAATTTCACGCATGGTGCTTATGGGGCTGGGTCTAGTTGTATACAGAGCACTGTAGATAAATATTTGTTAACTGGTAAACTACCTAAAAAGTCAGGGCTTGTGTGTGAGAAGTAA
- a CDS encoding Re/Si-specific NAD(P)(+) transhydrogenase subunit alpha yields MRIGIPKESMSGETLVASTPKTIEKLKKLGFEIIVETGAGDKASYPDSTYKEVATIGSKEDVFASDIVVKINQPTDEEVQLLKEGSYLVSKLAPSNNSELLEKLSEKSVTALAIDTVPRISRAQSMDILSSQANLAGYRAIIEAANVFGRLLSGQVTAAGKMAPARVYVIGAGIAGLAAIGTAVSMGAQVFASDVRPEVAEQVNSMGATFIPLIENAEVSTDGYAKEMSQNQQEVAAKIYDEQVSQSDIVITTALIPGRPAPRLVSRETLEKMKPGSVVVDMAAITGGNVELSKADETVVTNNGVTILGITNLTSRLATQASELFGNNIANLFKLLTPNKDGEVNIDFEDVIVRSITVTKDKDITWPPPPVQVSAAPQPETKKEPNTKALSEADKKKIAKKISIAKLISALIASGILLQIGVFAGLEMVKLLTIFALAIFVGYYVISNVTHALHTPLMSVTNAISGIVLIGAILQIGSTNIFVTVLSFIAIVIASINIFGGFLVTDRMLKMFRKED; encoded by the coding sequence GTGCGTATTGGTATTCCAAAAGAAAGCATGTCAGGAGAAACGCTTGTTGCTTCCACACCTAAGACAATTGAGAAACTTAAAAAACTTGGTTTTGAAATTATTGTCGAGACTGGTGCTGGGGACAAAGCTTCTTATCCTGATTCCACATACAAAGAAGTAGCAACTATCGGTTCAAAAGAAGATGTTTTTGCTAGTGATATTGTTGTAAAGATAAATCAGCCAACTGACGAAGAAGTACAGTTACTCAAAGAGGGATCTTATCTTGTTTCAAAACTAGCACCTTCTAACAATTCAGAGCTTCTAGAAAAATTATCAGAAAAATCTGTTACTGCTCTAGCAATCGATACAGTGCCACGTATTTCTCGTGCGCAGTCAATGGACATTCTTTCATCACAAGCAAACTTAGCTGGTTATCGTGCAATTATTGAGGCAGCTAACGTATTTGGTCGTTTGCTTTCTGGACAAGTAACCGCTGCTGGAAAAATGGCTCCTGCTCGTGTCTATGTCATAGGTGCTGGTATTGCTGGCCTAGCAGCCATTGGCACAGCTGTTTCTATGGGTGCCCAAGTATTTGCTAGTGATGTTCGTCCAGAAGTAGCAGAACAAGTAAATTCAATGGGAGCAACTTTTATTCCACTAATTGAAAACGCTGAAGTTTCAACTGATGGCTACGCAAAGGAAATGAGCCAAAACCAACAAGAAGTTGCTGCAAAAATTTACGACGAGCAGGTCAGTCAAAGCGACATTGTAATAACAACTGCTCTAATCCCAGGACGTCCAGCTCCACGCCTTGTTTCACGTGAAACATTGGAAAAAATGAAACCAGGCTCCGTTGTAGTGGATATGGCAGCTATTACTGGTGGTAACGTTGAGCTTTCAAAAGCTGACGAAACTGTTGTTACAAATAACGGTGTTACTATACTAGGTATAACCAACCTCACTTCTCGCCTAGCAACTCAGGCTTCTGAACTGTTCGGTAATAACATTGCGAACTTATTCAAACTTCTAACTCCTAATAAAGACGGAGAAGTAAATATCGACTTTGAAGATGTTATCGTTCGTTCAATAACTGTAACCAAAGATAAAGATATAACTTGGCCTCCACCACCTGTACAAGTTTCAGCTGCGCCACAACCTGAAACTAAAAAAGAACCTAATACCAAAGCCCTCAGTGAAGCTGACAAAAAGAAGATAGCTAAGAAAATTTCTATAGCAAAACTAATCTCAGCTTTAATCGCCTCCGGTATTTTATTGCAAATAGGCGTATTTGCTGGTTTAGAAATGGTGAAACTGCTCACTATTTTCGCTTTGGCAATTTTTGTGGGCTACTACGTAATTTCAAACGTAACTCACGCATTACACACACCACTAATGTCAGTTACAAATGCTATCAGTGGTATTGTGTTAATAGGCGCTATCTTACAAATAGGTTCAACTAACATTTTTGTAACAGTACTTTCATTCATAGCAATTGTTATAGCATCTATCAATATTTTTGGTGGTTTCTTAGTTACCGATAGAATGCTCAAAATGTTTAGGAAGGAGGACTAA
- a CDS encoding NAD(P)(+) transhydrogenase (Re/Si-specific) subunit beta, with protein MDQIYTDEILNLLANIFSLSNTSYVIAIVLFILALAGLSKHETAKRGNYFAITGMFIAVIATIGLAFVNSFTHVRPEVKSSSSQALELTGQRPFLVTLLLIVLAMLIGALIGIYKAKKVEMTGMPELVALLHSFVGATAVIVGFNSYVLETDFAELTTASIIEIYLGIFIGAVTLTGSIVAYLKLSGKIKSAPLVLPARNWLNLIVVLVIAIGMVVIVAHPSIWLLVAMTVLSLLLGIHLVAAIGGGDMPVVVSMLNSYSGWAASASGFMLSNNLLIVTGALVGSSGAILSAIMCKAMNRSFISVILGGFGQEVAGSSDQEYGEHVEIFAEDVAQLLKNSRSVVITPGYGMAVAQAQYPVADLCEKLRAMGVNVRFAIHPVAGRLPGHMNVLLAEAKVPYDIVLEMDEINDDLPETDVVLVIGANDTVNPAALDEPNSPIAGMPVLHVWESKHVIVFKRSMAVGYAGVQNPLFFKENTSMLFGDAKESVDNILKNL; from the coding sequence ATGGACCAGATTTACACAGACGAAATACTTAACTTATTAGCTAACATTTTTAGCCTAAGCAATACTTCCTACGTAATTGCTATCGTTCTTTTCATTCTAGCCCTAGCTGGACTATCAAAACATGAAACAGCTAAACGAGGAAACTACTTCGCTATTACAGGTATGTTTATTGCGGTAATAGCCACTATAGGACTAGCTTTCGTAAACTCATTCACTCATGTGCGTCCAGAAGTAAAATCAAGCAGTTCACAAGCGCTAGAACTAACAGGTCAACGACCATTTTTAGTTACCCTACTGCTAATAGTACTAGCAATGTTAATAGGTGCGTTAATCGGCATTTACAAGGCTAAGAAAGTCGAAATGACTGGTATGCCTGAACTTGTAGCACTTCTTCATTCCTTTGTGGGTGCAACAGCAGTAATCGTAGGTTTTAACTCTTACGTTCTAGAAACTGATTTTGCTGAACTAACAACTGCTAGCATAATAGAAATCTACTTAGGAATATTCATTGGTGCAGTAACTTTGACTGGTTCTATCGTTGCCTACCTAAAACTATCAGGAAAAATAAAATCGGCCCCTCTAGTTCTACCAGCAAGAAACTGGCTAAACCTAATCGTAGTACTAGTTATCGCTATTGGTATGGTTGTAATCGTTGCACATCCATCAATATGGCTACTAGTAGCAATGACTGTATTATCTTTGCTATTAGGAATCCATTTAGTTGCCGCAATTGGCGGTGGAGATATGCCAGTTGTTGTATCTATGCTAAACTCCTACTCTGGTTGGGCAGCCTCAGCTTCAGGTTTCATGTTGTCAAATAACCTATTAATTGTGACTGGTGCTTTAGTGGGTTCATCTGGCGCAATTCTTTCAGCAATAATGTGCAAAGCTATGAACCGTTCATTCATATCAGTTATTTTGGGTGGTTTTGGACAAGAAGTAGCAGGAAGCTCAGACCAAGAATATGGTGAGCATGTAGAAATTTTTGCTGAAGATGTAGCACAGCTTTTGAAGAACTCACGCAGTGTAGTAATTACTCCAGGTTACGGCATGGCTGTTGCACAAGCACAATATCCAGTAGCAGATTTATGCGAAAAATTACGCGCTATGGGAGTAAACGTACGTTTTGCTATCCATCCGGTTGCTGGTCGTCTTCCAGGTCACATGAATGTTTTATTAGCTGAAGCTAAAGTTCCTTACGACATTGTTTTGGAAATGGACGAAATAAATGACGACTTACCAGAAACAGACGTAGTTCTAGTTATTGGTGCTAATGATACTGTAAACCCTGCAGCCTTAGATGAGCCAAACTCACCTATTGCAGGTATGCCAGTGCTACACGTTTGGGAATCAAAACACGTTATTGTTTTCAAGCGTTCCATGGCAGTTGGATATGCAGGGGTTCAAAATCCTTTGTTCTTCAAAGAAAATACAAGTATGCTTTTCGGTGATGCCAAAGAAAGCGTAGATAATATTTTGAAGAATTTATAG